A genomic stretch from Chitinophagaceae bacterium includes:
- a CDS encoding SRPBCC family protein, producing MPSIHVTTFIAAPIDIVFNLSRHIGLHKISQQDHKEEAVAGITSGLIQQGESVTWKAKHLFKTRFMTVEITDMKKPDYFEDVMSKGDFVSYAHKHHFKQIDNGTIMIDEVSFESPHGYLGKVVNRFYLTGYMKSLIQKRNKTIRLYAESNKWEALLG from the coding sequence ATGCCATCCATTCATGTAACCACATTTATTGCTGCTCCCATAGATATTGTATTTAATCTCAGCCGTCATATCGGTCTGCACAAAATTTCGCAGCAGGATCATAAAGAAGAAGCTGTTGCCGGCATTACATCCGGTTTAATACAGCAGGGAGAATCTGTAACATGGAAAGCAAAGCATTTATTTAAAACAAGATTCATGACGGTGGAAATTACCGACATGAAAAAGCCTGATTATTTTGAAGATGTAATGAGCAAGGGTGATTTTGTTTCTTATGCACACAAACATCATTTCAAACAAATTGATAACGGCACAATCATGATCGATGAGGTTTCGTTTGAATCACCTCATGGATACCTGGGCAAGGTGGTCAACCGTTTTTATCTTACGGGATACATGAAGTCGCTTATTCAAAAAAGAAATAAAACAATCCGGCTGTATGCAGAAAGCAACAAATGGGAAGCTCTGCTCGGTTAA
- the gcvT gene encoding glycine cleavage system aminomethyltransferase GcvT: protein MKSTPFTQKHIALGAKMAEFAGYNMPISYTGINDEHAAVRNSVGVFDVSHMGEFILKGEHALDLIQRVTTNDASKLTAGKAQYSCLPNKEGGIVDDLLVYCIEENKVYMLVVNASNIEKDWNWIQQFNSKNVEMHNISDKTCLLAIQGPNATKVLQPLTDMDILNLKYYTFTKGKFAGVENVLVSATGYTGAGGVEIYFEDIDGAADKIWDAIFEAGASAGIKPIGLGARDTLRLEKAFCLYGNDIDDTTSPLEGGLGWITKFSKDFTSKTIFEQQKAEGVKRKLVGFEMIDRGIPRHDYKIKDASGNEIGKVTSGTQSPSLQKAIGLGYVATAHADFDSEIFVEVRDKLLKARVVTVPFL from the coding sequence ATGAAATCAACTCCCTTTACACAGAAACACATTGCTCTTGGCGCCAAGATGGCTGAATTTGCAGGATACAATATGCCCATTTCTTATACGGGCATCAATGACGAACATGCTGCGGTTCGCAACAGTGTTGGCGTGTTTGATGTAAGTCATATGGGTGAGTTTATTCTGAAAGGTGAACATGCGCTGGATTTAATTCAGCGTGTGACAACCAATGATGCTTCAAAGCTTACAGCCGGAAAAGCACAATACAGTTGCTTACCAAATAAAGAAGGCGGAATTGTGGACGATCTGCTCGTGTATTGTATTGAAGAAAACAAAGTATACATGCTGGTGGTGAATGCAAGCAATATTGAAAAAGACTGGAACTGGATTCAGCAATTCAACAGCAAGAATGTTGAGATGCATAATATCAGCGACAAAACATGTCTGCTCGCTATCCAGGGGCCGAACGCAACAAAAGTTTTGCAGCCACTGACAGATATGGATATTCTCAACTTAAAATATTACACATTCACCAAAGGAAAATTTGCAGGTGTTGAAAATGTTCTGGTGAGTGCAACAGGTTATACAGGTGCAGGTGGTGTGGAAATTTATTTCGAAGATATTGATGGAGCTGCTGATAAAATCTGGGATGCCATTTTTGAAGCAGGCGCATCAGCTGGTATTAAACCAATTGGACTTGGCGCAAGAGATACGCTCCGTTTGGAAAAAGCATTTTGTTTATACGGTAATGATATTGATGATACAACCTCTCCATTAGAAGGCGGTTTGGGATGGATCACCAAATTCAGCAAAGACTTTACTTCAAAAACAATTTTTGAACAGCAAAAAGCAGAAGGGGTAAAACGCAAGCTGGTTGGTTTTGAAATGATCGACCGTGGTATTCCACGTCATGATTACAAAATCAAAGATGCCAGTGGAAACGAAATCGGGAAAGTTACCAGCGGAACCCAATCACCTTCCCTGCAAAAAGCAATCGGCCTTGGATATGTGGCAACGGCACATGCTGACTTTGATTCGGAAATTTTTGTAGAAGTAAGGGATAAGCTGCTGAAAGCAAGGGTTGTAACGGTTCCTTTTTTGTAG
- a CDS encoding nuclear transport factor 2 family protein yields the protein MSRIKLLFFSAIVFLFSLSAAVAQSAKEKKSPVSKELYDTIFHLDSILFKAFNEKNTEAFIKYFDKDLEFYHDKSGLTDYAFNIDVFKTNFARGGDLTRTLVKEDMEVFPVPNYGAVQIASHRFCHTENGKPDCGTFKFIHIWKRTAEGWKIARIVSVDH from the coding sequence ATGTCTCGCATTAAACTTTTATTCTTCTCCGCAATAGTATTTCTTTTCAGCTTATCCGCTGCTGTCGCACAATCTGCCAAAGAAAAAAAGTCTCCGGTATCAAAAGAGTTGTATGATACTATTTTTCATCTCGACAGTATCTTGTTTAAAGCCTTCAATGAAAAAAACACCGAAGCCTTTATTAAGTACTTCGATAAAGACCTGGAATTTTATCATGATAAGTCAGGTCTTACCGATTATGCCTTTAATATTGATGTATTTAAAACCAATTTTGCAAGGGGTGGCGATTTAACAAGAACGCTTGTAAAAGAAGACATGGAAGTATTTCCTGTTCCCAATTACGGAGCAGTACAGATTGCATCACACCGTTTTTGTCATACTGAAAATGGCAAGCCCGATTGCGGCACATTCAAGTTCATTCATATCTGGAAAAGAACTGCTGAAGGATGGAAGATTGCAAGAATTGTGAGTGTGGATCATTAG
- a CDS encoding PspC domain-containing protein, producing MKKVININFKGRVIPIEEAAFEQLQKYTESLRRYFANEEGRDEIINDIEDRIAELFDEELKKGATCITEASVSSITSSMGSVEEFEELDNEPGTAGNGNGHSSSKSSATSSAYATADEPRGSLSRNANDKILGGVCSGIAHNLKIDPSIVRILFALITFGGFGAGVLIYIIMWVILPVRDLKTNVRKRLFRSPDEKVVAGVAGGIANYFNIPVWIPRVIFCLPLILGVFSSVFHNMWFNFDFEPRFVFGGFGGTLFLTYVVLWIVLPLASSATDKLQMRGEKIDVNSIKNTVQGEMSSTVKERAAQMSEEIKTGAQKMSATISEGAQRMSEEISSKSKAFAVEAGPVARNAGNGIGNAIGILFKAFFLFIAIIIAFALLVALFAVTMGGIAVWPLKDFFFEGAGQNFAVWGTLIFFLFVPVIGFFIWTIRRIFGIRSKNSYLGWIFGSLWTIGWICAIMLVGSVFKNFRSYERVEQSIPVTQPAAKKMLVKVSEPALRYSGHYSWIDTDDQGWDVNDDTLWISNIKVRIEKSEDSAYSVKTIRYSYGQNRTDAETKAGKIAFNTNYKDSVLDLGNGIAIDKVSKFRGQKVLVVINVPVGSKIRFDKSLSNKLHPFNVHINRGRNNRYWDEDYDRDYEFDVDMSFQYDQDTDYIMTADGLQRVDGKDKNIKSNDKDQEQIDEEMKNIQEQKSELDKKEQELKQKAKDVDTNRYRYTPASPKAPEKNTKQIVQKLNTNSDGPFLPMTVNAL from the coding sequence ATGAAAAAGGTAATTAATATAAATTTCAAAGGCCGGGTGATTCCAATTGAGGAAGCCGCTTTTGAACAATTGCAAAAATATACCGAGAGCCTCCGCCGGTACTTTGCCAATGAAGAAGGCAGAGACGAGATCATCAATGATATTGAAGATCGTATTGCCGAGCTCTTTGATGAAGAACTGAAAAAAGGTGCAACTTGTATTACCGAAGCAAGTGTAAGCAGCATTACAAGCAGCATGGGAAGTGTGGAAGAATTTGAAGAACTGGATAATGAACCCGGTACAGCAGGTAACGGAAACGGTCACAGCAGCAGCAAATCGTCAGCAACTTCATCTGCTTATGCAACAGCCGATGAACCAAGAGGAAGTTTAAGCCGCAATGCCAATGATAAAATTTTAGGTGGTGTGTGCAGTGGTATTGCTCACAACTTAAAAATAGATCCTTCTATTGTTCGTATCCTGTTTGCGTTGATCACATTCGGTGGTTTTGGTGCAGGTGTGCTGATCTATATTATTATGTGGGTGATTCTTCCGGTAAGAGATCTCAAAACAAATGTGCGCAAGCGTCTGTTCCGCAGCCCCGATGAAAAAGTAGTGGCTGGTGTAGCAGGTGGTATTGCTAACTATTTCAATATTCCCGTGTGGATACCCCGTGTGATCTTTTGTTTACCATTGATCCTGGGTGTTTTCTCTTCTGTGTTCCATAACATGTGGTTTAATTTTGATTTTGAGCCAAGGTTTGTTTTTGGAGGATTTGGCGGGACCCTGTTTTTAACCTATGTAGTGTTATGGATCGTGTTACCATTGGCCAGCAGTGCCACAGATAAATTACAGATGCGTGGTGAAAAGATTGATGTAAACAGTATTAAAAATACTGTACAGGGAGAAATGAGCAGCACTGTAAAAGAACGTGCAGCACAAATGAGTGAAGAAATAAAAACAGGTGCACAGAAAATGAGTGCAACAATCAGTGAAGGTGCACAACGAATGAGTGAAGAAATCAGTTCAAAAAGTAAAGCCTTTGCTGTTGAAGCCGGCCCTGTTGCAAGAAATGCAGGTAACGGAATTGGCAACGCAATAGGTATTTTATTTAAAGCATTCTTTCTCTTTATTGCCATCATCATTGCATTTGCATTACTCGTAGCCCTGTTTGCTGTTACAATGGGTGGAATTGCCGTTTGGCCTTTGAAAGATTTCTTCTTTGAAGGTGCAGGTCAGAACTTCGCAGTATGGGGCACGTTGATATTCTTCTTATTCGTTCCCGTAATTGGATTTTTTATCTGGACGATCCGCCGCATTTTCGGTATCCGTTCAAAAAACAGTTATCTCGGATGGATCTTCGGAAGTCTCTGGACCATTGGATGGATCTGTGCAATTATGCTGGTAGGAAGTGTTTTCAAAAACTTCAGATCATACGAACGGGTTGAACAATCGATTCCTGTTACACAGCCTGCTGCTAAAAAAATGCTTGTAAAAGTTTCAGAACCTGCTTTACGTTACAGCGGTCACTACTCCTGGATCGACACTGATGATCAGGGTTGGGATGTAAATGATGATACTTTGTGGATCAGCAATATAAAAGTACGTATTGAAAAAAGTGAAGATTCTGCTTACAGTGTAAAAACAATCCGTTACAGTTACGGGCAGAACAGGACTGATGCAGAAACAAAAGCCGGTAAAATAGCGTTCAACACAAACTATAAAGACAGTGTGCTTGATCTTGGAAATGGTATTGCAATTGACAAAGTCAGCAAGTTCCGTGGACAGAAAGTATTAGTGGTGATCAATGTTCCTGTTGGCAGTAAAATTCGTTTCGACAAATCGCTTTCAAACAAATTACATCCTTTCAATGTACACATCAACCGTGGCCGCAACAACCGCTATTGGGATGAAGACTATGACAGGGATTATGAATTTGATGTTGATATGTCTTTCCAGTATGATCAGGATACAGATTATATCATGACAGCCGATGGTTTGCAAAGGGTTGATGGAAAAGATAAAAACATCAAATCAAACGATAAAGACCAGGAGCAAATTGATGAAGAAATGAAAAATATCCAGGAACAGAAATCTGAACTGGATAAAAAAGAACAGGAATTAAAACAGAAAGCAAAAGATGTTGATACCAATCGCTACCGTTATACTCCTGCTTCACCAAAAGCACCAGAGAAAAACACGAAGCAGATTGTACAGAAATTAAATACAAACAGTGACGGGCCGTTTTTACCTATGACGGTAAATGCACTGTAA
- a CDS encoding PadR family transcriptional regulator, translating into MNIENTQSQMRKGVLEFCILSVIKRGEVYPSDIIEEMKKANLNILEGTLYPLLTRLKNADFLTYRWIESSSGPPRKYFSLTEKGAAFYKELEQTWNEMSGAVQAVTKQNGRSNATVTGETIEVHPSSESENPL; encoded by the coding sequence ATGAATATCGAGAACACACAAAGCCAGATGCGTAAGGGAGTACTGGAGTTTTGCATTCTCTCCGTTATCAAGCGGGGCGAAGTTTACCCCAGTGACATTATTGAGGAAATGAAAAAGGCAAACCTTAACATCCTCGAAGGAACCCTGTATCCGCTTCTTACCCGATTAAAAAACGCCGACTTTCTCACCTATCGCTGGATTGAAAGCAGCAGCGGCCCGCCCCGCAAATATTTTTCATTAACCGAAAAAGGTGCAGCCTTCTACAAAGAGCTGGAACAAACCTGGAACGAAATGTCGGGAGCAGTGCAAGCTGTAACCAAACAGAACGGCAGGTCAAATGCAACAGTTACAGGCGAAACAATTGAGGTTCACCCTTCATCGGAATCTGAAAACCCACTTTAA
- a CDS encoding sterol desaturase family protein, with amino-acid sequence MWNELLEHFQTLEQRPLERMAILVGGLLLFWIIEGAIPLFPLKYKKTKLRHAGVNFVFTVIHLIIHTFLAILIVKLSDWCLQNSFGITYWTNANIIATIFIGVLALDFSSWLVHVVMHKVPLLWRFHLIHHSDTNVDVTTGLRHHPGDSLLRGIFFLLLIFISGAPMYSVMIYQTLVVIATAFTHANISLPVSVDKALSFILISPNMHKIHHHWKQPYTDSNYGAVFSIWDRLLGTFKSLDIKQVRYGLDRYYPEDKDEDVLMLLKKPFEKLEK; translated from the coding sequence ATGTGGAACGAATTGCTTGAACATTTTCAAACCCTTGAACAACGTCCGCTTGAACGGATGGCTATTCTTGTTGGCGGATTACTGCTCTTCTGGATCATTGAAGGAGCGATTCCGTTGTTTCCGTTAAAATATAAAAAAACTAAACTGCGCCATGCAGGTGTCAACTTTGTATTCACCGTTATTCATTTAATCATTCATACGTTTCTTGCAATTCTGATAGTGAAATTATCTGACTGGTGTTTGCAAAACAGTTTTGGTATTACGTACTGGACCAATGCAAATATCATTGCAACCATTTTCATTGGAGTACTGGCACTCGACTTCAGCAGCTGGCTTGTTCACGTGGTAATGCACAAGGTTCCGTTGTTATGGCGCTTTCATCTCATTCATCACAGCGATACCAATGTTGATGTAACTACCGGTCTCCGTCATCATCCTGGCGACAGTTTATTGCGTGGTATCTTTTTTCTGTTGCTCATTTTTATTTCAGGTGCTCCGATGTACAGTGTTATGATTTATCAAACACTGGTAGTTATTGCAACAGCATTCACACATGCCAATATAAGTTTGCCCGTATCGGTTGACAAGGCCTTAAGCTTTATCCTTATTTCTCCCAACATGCACAAAATTCATCATCACTGGAAACAACCTTATACCGATAGTAATTACGGTGCCGTTTTTTCTATCTGGGATCGTTTACTGGGAACGTTTAAAAGTCTCGATATTAAACAGGTTCGGTACGGGCTTGATCGGTATTACCCTGAAGATAAAGACGAGGATGTGCTGATGTTGCTGAAAAAGCCGTTTGAAAAATTAGAAAAATAA
- a CDS encoding DUF2007 domain-containing protein, translating to MSYIIIFSFDNYINANLRMMQLQEEGISCWLKDENTVTIDPILSNAIGGIKLMVHETQKERAADLLRTMMNKEKENRACPNCGSLNVEYIVTNRKPSNWVSAIFTFFIGDYAMAGGKVYHCFDCRHEFETVTEKKENE from the coding sequence ATGAGCTACATCATCATTTTCTCCTTTGATAATTATATTAATGCCAACCTCCGCATGATGCAATTACAGGAAGAGGGAATCAGCTGCTGGCTGAAAGATGAAAACACGGTTACGATTGATCCCATCTTAAGCAATGCCATCGGCGGTATTAAACTCATGGTACACGAAACACAAAAGGAACGGGCGGCTGATCTGTTGCGTACCATGATGAACAAAGAAAAAGAGAACAGAGCCTGCCCCAACTGCGGCTCACTCAATGTAGAATATATTGTAACCAACAGAAAACCGTCGAACTGGGTTAGTGCTATCTTTACTTTCTTTATTGGCGATTATGCAATGGCAGGTGGTAAAGTTTATCATTGTTTTGATTGCCGTCATGAATTTGAAACTGTAACAGAAAAGAAAGAAAACGAATAG
- the dnaN gene encoding DNA polymerase III subunit beta: MKFIVSSSALLKQLQQINGVINANTVLPILEDFLFEINKNKLTVVATDLETVMKIHMDIEAKDNGRVCIPARILMDTLKNLPDQPLTFNIDKNFGVEITSDNGKYKVMGENPDNFPKEPVSDDTTSFTTTSSALVTAINKTLFAVSNDDLRPAMTGVYFELDKKGLTFVATDAHRLVRYRRTDVSCPKSENFIVPKKPLNLLKTALPDKDDEITLSYNSNHLFVVHGTTELVCRLIDARFPDYKVVIPADNPYNMIANRNDLAGALRRVSVFSNKSTNQVVLSIGGSQLQLAAQDVDFSFEGNERMKCQYDGEDMQIAFNAKFLVEMLTAVETDEVRMELSTPTKAGLIKPTEQNDGEDVLMLVMPLMLNQ; this comes from the coding sequence ATGAAGTTTATCGTTTCGTCATCAGCTTTACTGAAACAACTGCAGCAGATTAATGGTGTTATCAACGCCAATACTGTGTTGCCGATTCTCGAAGACTTTTTATTTGAGATCAACAAGAACAAACTGACCGTGGTGGCAACAGATCTGGAAACAGTGATGAAGATCCACATGGATATTGAAGCAAAAGACAACGGACGGGTATGTATCCCTGCCCGTATTTTGATGGATACTTTAAAAAACCTGCCCGATCAGCCACTGACTTTTAATATTGATAAGAATTTTGGTGTTGAAATTACCAGCGATAATGGTAAGTATAAGGTAATGGGCGAAAATCCGGACAATTTTCCGAAAGAACCGGTTTCTGATGATACCACTTCTTTTACAACCACTTCTTCTGCATTGGTTACTGCCATCAACAAAACCTTGTTTGCAGTGAGTAATGATGATCTGCGCCCTGCAATGACGGGTGTGTATTTTGAACTTGATAAAAAAGGATTAACATTTGTTGCAACTGACGCCCATCGTTTGGTTCGTTACAGACGCACTGATGTAAGCTGCCCAAAAAGTGAAAATTTTATTGTTCCAAAAAAGCCATTGAACTTATTAAAAACAGCTTTGCCCGATAAAGACGACGAAATCACTCTTTCTTATAACAGCAACCATCTTTTTGTTGTGCATGGTACAACAGAGCTGGTGTGCCGGTTGATTGATGCAAGATTCCCTGATTACAAAGTAGTGATTCCGGCTGACAATCCTTATAATATGATTGCCAACCGCAACGATCTGGCAGGTGCTTTGCGCCGTGTAAGTGTGTTCAGTAACAAAAGCACCAACCAGGTAGTATTAAGCATTGGCGGAAGCCAGTTGCAACTGGCAGCGCAGGATGTTGATTTTAGTTTTGAAGGAAACGAACGGATGAAATGTCAATACGATGGAGAGGATATGCAGATTGCATTCAATGCAAAATTCTTAGTAGAAATGTTAACTGCCGTTGAAACAGACGAAGTACGCATGGAACTGAGTACTCCAACCAAAGCCGGTTTGATTAAACCAACCGAACAAAACGATGGTGAAGATGTGTTGATGCTGGTAATGCCATTGATGTTGAATCAATAA
- a CDS encoding GxxExxY protein, producing MIKPEYKYSEITERIIGCAMRVHSKMGNGYREVIYQRCLALEFEKEGLSFEREFEISVYYGENIVGKRRVDFLVQNVISVELKAVVELDNENLNQALNYLEAYRKEVGLLINFGAKKFQFKRLINSKL from the coding sequence ATGATAAAACCTGAGTACAAATATTCTGAAATAACAGAAAGAATCATTGGTTGTGCAATGAGGGTGCACAGCAAGATGGGGAATGGGTACAGAGAAGTGATTTATCAACGATGCCTTGCCCTGGAGTTTGAAAAGGAAGGATTGTCGTTTGAAAGAGAATTTGAAATAAGTGTTTATTATGGAGAAAATATTGTGGGAAAACGAAGAGTGGATTTTCTTGTGCAGAATGTAATTTCTGTTGAATTAAAAGCAGTAGTTGAATTGGATAATGAAAACCTGAACCAGGCTTTGAATTATCTCGAAGCCTATAGAAAAGAAGTTGGATTATTGATAAATTTTGGAGCAAAAAAATTTCAGTTCAAACGACTTATTAATTCTAAACTGTAA
- a CDS encoding trypsin-like peptidase domain-containing protein: protein MPSTVEIVDSYKDAIIQIATQTGTGTGFYLKQYNLIVTNNHVIDGNAEVTIAGKQFEKILSRVWYTDRKHDLAFLQPPAVNLPEINLGEYQRLKDGDPVIAIGHPYGLNYTATQGVISKVDRVREGLKYIQIDAAINPGNSGGPLVNMSGEVIGVNTFVIRGGDNLGFALPENYLRTALQVYLPHIGKPSTRCHACEFLVLPENLDSGKYCPACGSEVKLPELPKEEYEPVGVGKTIENILKELGKDIKLAREGANIWSVKEGSAKIIIRYNPENYFIAGDAYLCLLPTDALKIKPLYQYMLQENYKGEGLVLSCVNQNIVLSRIMYDLDLLQENGVRVFKNLFQKADSYDDVLKKEYGCLERIEE from the coding sequence ATGCCATCAACGGTCGAGATAGTGGATAGTTATAAAGATGCCATCATCCAAATAGCCACACAAACAGGAACAGGCACCGGTTTTTATTTAAAACAATACAACCTGATTGTAACCAATAATCATGTAATAGATGGAAATGCAGAAGTTACCATTGCAGGGAAACAGTTTGAAAAAATTCTCAGCCGTGTATGGTATACCGATCGTAAACATGATCTTGCTTTTTTACAACCACCGGCCGTTAATTTACCCGAAATAAATTTAGGAGAATATCAACGGTTAAAAGATGGTGATCCTGTAATTGCAATCGGTCATCCATACGGATTGAATTATACAGCTACACAGGGGGTAATTTCAAAAGTTGACCGTGTACGGGAAGGATTGAAGTATATCCAGATTGATGCTGCCATCAACCCCGGCAACAGCGGCGGACCATTGGTTAACATGAGCGGCGAAGTAATTGGTGTAAACACATTTGTGATTCGTGGCGGAGATAATCTAGGCTTCGCTTTACCGGAAAATTATTTGCGAACTGCATTACAGGTTTATTTGCCGCATATCGGCAAACCATCAACACGTTGCCATGCCTGCGAGTTTTTGGTATTACCTGAAAATCTTGACAGCGGAAAATATTGCCCCGCCTGCGGAAGTGAAGTAAAGCTTCCTGAACTACCGAAAGAAGAATACGAACCGGTTGGTGTTGGTAAAACCATTGAGAATATTTTAAAGGAACTGGGAAAGGATATCAAGCTTGCACGAGAAGGCGCCAATATATGGAGTGTAAAAGAAGGCAGCGCAAAAATTATCATTCGTTACAATCCTGAGAATTATTTTATAGCAGGCGATGCGTATTTGTGTTTGTTACCAACCGATGCATTAAAAATAAAACCACTGTACCAGTATATGCTGCAGGAAAATTATAAAGGAGAAGGGTTGGTTTTAAGTTGTGTGAATCAAAATATTGTTCTCAGCCGAATCATGTACGATCTTGATCTGTTGCAGGAAAATGGTGTTCGGGTATTCAAAAACCTGTTTCAGAAAGCAGACAGCTATGATGATGTATTGAAGAAAGAATATGGTTGTCTGGAAAGAATAGAGGAGTAG
- a CDS encoding pyridoxal phosphate-dependent aminotransferase: MKLSHLSETLVGSEIVKLGNQIKERIRLGERIYNFTIGDFDSSVFPIPKELENEIVDAYKNHFTTYPAAEGVLDLRQSVSDFLKEREGLEYGVNEIQIASGGRPLIYSIFRAIVDRGDKVIYAAPSWNNNHYTHFTEAQHVMIEALPENNFMPTAEEIKPHLKGATLLCLCTPQNPTGTMFPKAELEKICDLILEENKSRNVNEKKLFLMFDQMYWTLTFGNNEHYNPVSLRPEMREITVFVDGISKVFAATGVRVGWSFGPELIISKIKAILSHVGAWAPMAEQKATAKYLLQKENIDRYLVNFKEEIHYRLEEIAKGFMQLKKEGFKVDVLAPQGGIYLTIKVDLTEKKKTDGTILETQADVTQYLLEEAKLAIVPFTAFGASKTSPWYRLSVGTCKKEEIPEFLGKLREAMLKLN; this comes from the coding sequence ATGAAATTATCTCATCTCTCCGAAACATTAGTTGGCTCTGAAATTGTAAAGCTTGGTAACCAGATCAAAGAACGTATCCGTTTGGGTGAACGTATTTATAATTTTACAATTGGCGATTTCGACAGCAGCGTGTTTCCCATTCCCAAAGAACTGGAGAATGAAATTGTTGATGCCTATAAGAATCATTTCACCACTTATCCGGCAGCAGAAGGTGTTCTTGATTTAAGACAAAGTGTTTCTGATTTTTTAAAAGAGCGTGAAGGGCTGGAATATGGAGTGAATGAAATTCAGATTGCATCAGGTGGCCGTCCGCTCATCTATTCTATCTTCCGTGCAATTGTTGATCGTGGAGATAAAGTAATTTATGCTGCTCCCTCCTGGAACAATAATCATTATACCCATTTCACCGAAGCACAGCATGTAATGATTGAAGCATTGCCTGAAAATAATTTCATGCCAACAGCAGAAGAAATTAAACCGCACCTGAAAGGGGCAACCTTGCTTTGCTTATGTACGCCGCAAAATCCTACCGGCACCATGTTTCCCAAAGCAGAGCTGGAAAAGATCTGTGATTTAATTCTGGAAGAAAATAAATCAAGAAATGTCAATGAGAAAAAATTGTTTCTCATGTTTGACCAGATGTACTGGACATTAACCTTTGGCAATAATGAACATTATAACCCGGTTAGTCTTCGACCGGAGATGAGAGAGATCACTGTGTTTGTTGATGGCATCAGCAAAGTATTTGCAGCAACAGGAGTTCGTGTGGGCTGGTCCTTTGGTCCTGAGCTGATCATTTCAAAAATCAAAGCAATTCTTTCGCATGTGGGTGCATGGGCACCAATGGCTGAACAGAAAGCGACTGCAAAATATTTATTGCAAAAAGAAAACATCGATCGCTACCTCGTCAATTTCAAAGAAGAAATCCATTACAGACTGGAGGAAATTGCAAAAGGATTTATGCAGTTAAAAAAAGAAGGATTCAAGGTTGATGTGCTTGCTCCGCAGGGAGGGATTTATCTTACCATTAAAGTTGATCTGACGGAAAAGAAAAAAACAGATGGTACAATACTTGAAACACAAGCCGACGTTACACAATATTTACTGGAAGAAGCAAAGCTTGCAATTGTTCCCTTCACTGCATTTGGTGCTTCAAAAACTTCTCCCTGGTACCGCTTAAGCGTTGGCACCTGTAAAAAAGAAGAGATCCCTGAATTTTTAGGAAAGCTGAGGGAAGCGATGCTGAAGCTGAATTAA
- a CDS encoding MmcQ/YjbR family DNA-binding protein: MHIEAIREYCLSKPEAEETLPFGPDVLVFKINNKVFLLLPLDGEDLRINVKCDPDLALELREQYPSVLPGYHMNKKHWNTIIVDGSVSFKLIKEWIDHSYELVKGKKKSKK, translated from the coding sequence ATGCATATTGAAGCTATCCGTGAATATTGTTTATCAAAGCCCGAAGCCGAGGAAACACTCCCTTTTGGACCGGATGTTTTAGTCTTCAAAATCAACAACAAGGTTTTCCTGTTATTACCGCTTGATGGAGAAGACCTGCGAATTAATGTGAAATGTGACCCTGACCTTGCACTTGAATTAAGAGAACAGTATCCCTCTGTGCTGCCCGGTTATCACATGAATAAAAAACACTGGAATACAATCATTGTTGATGGCTCTGTTTCTTTTAAACTCATTAAAGAATGGATCGATCATTCGTATGAACTGGTGAAGGGAAAGAAGAAAAGTAAGAAATAA